From the genome of Erythrobacter litoralis, one region includes:
- a CDS encoding efflux RND transporter permease subunit: protein MSGPIAWMAKNGVAANLLMLLLLVAGAISIQQVPTKVFPEFALGAVQVQVEYRGASPEEIEDSVIQPIEEKIKAVEGVDEITATAAEGLGIVTAQLKQGVSASQKVDEIQAEVNRITSLPDRSERPQVSELTNRQRVVELVIYGDVPPASLKEIAYRFEDELAAREAISLVEVSGVRDDEIAIEISKDALRAYDLSLPEIAERIGRNSVDLPAGDVETGGEDILLRVEEQNYSRSEFEDIVLLANGAGAQVRLGDIATVTDGFRDSGLVTQFAGQPAAAVQVFRVGDEQALDIAAEVESYIADQEANLPPGVSVAIWQNEANELRSRLSLLVESAILGAILVIVTLALFLDLRVAFWVSFGIVVSFVGTFAVMGLADLSINQLSLFGFILALGILVDDAVVVGENIYAEREKGKSGIEAAVSGAQRVVRPVVFAILTTMTAFSLLVFLPGTTGKFLYAIPVIVIIALGLSLVESLFILPHHLSGMKDGEEKGRILRAHGKLRAWFDERLARFREGPLDRAVRFAVAHYMVVMAGVVGLFAVVAVLFSAGYIKFIFFPQIEGQFVTAELEMPQGTPAPVTLAVADYVREAGTRVAVGIEQERESKDGEAPPPVLEGTYTTIGRAPQAGQGPGNASTPFIQPSLATIRFKLSDPDMREITSRQFQERLREEVGEVAGARSLSYSASLVSVGAPVVAELSADTEAELQRAVERVRAALSSEAGVVEIRDDLTRGQRELELELLPQARNFGLARQDLAQQARAATFGTEAVRIQRGREEVRVYVRLPQDERDSLEDLADYRIRPPGSPASIPFGEVARINYGSAPSTIDRRDGRRIITVTADVLPGVTTGSEVTATLQREVLPELRQEIPSLDWNFGGEQREQGEVVPALLRNLVLALFAIYALLAVPLRSYTQPLVILSAVPLGLVGAVLGHLLLGLDLTILSLFGIVGLAGVVINDALLLVDFMNERRIAGEEMASAIVEAAKSRWRPILLTSMTTFFGILPLIAAQSVQARFLVPLAASVAFGVLFATFVQMLVVTALAKAHSDALVAIKSRLKGKRREDVEVVHADTAGAES, encoded by the coding sequence ATGAGCGGTCCGATCGCATGGATGGCGAAGAATGGCGTCGCGGCGAACCTCCTCATGCTGCTTCTGCTGGTCGCGGGCGCGATCAGCATCCAGCAGGTTCCGACCAAGGTCTTTCCCGAATTCGCGCTCGGCGCTGTGCAGGTCCAGGTCGAATATCGCGGTGCCTCGCCCGAGGAGATCGAGGATTCGGTGATCCAGCCGATCGAGGAGAAGATCAAGGCGGTCGAAGGGGTCGACGAGATCACCGCTACCGCCGCCGAGGGGCTCGGTATCGTCACCGCACAGCTCAAGCAGGGCGTCTCCGCCTCGCAGAAGGTCGACGAGATCCAGGCCGAAGTGAACCGCATCACCAGCCTGCCCGATCGTTCCGAACGCCCGCAGGTCAGCGAACTCACCAATCGCCAGAGGGTGGTGGAACTGGTAATCTATGGCGACGTGCCGCCCGCCAGCCTCAAGGAGATTGCCTATCGCTTCGAGGACGAGCTCGCCGCGCGCGAGGCGATCTCGCTGGTCGAGGTTTCCGGCGTGCGCGACGATGAGATCGCGATCGAAATCTCGAAGGATGCGCTTCGGGCCTACGACCTCTCCCTCCCCGAGATCGCGGAGCGGATCGGCCGGAACAGCGTCGACCTGCCCGCGGGCGATGTCGAGACCGGGGGCGAAGACATCCTCCTGCGGGTCGAGGAGCAGAACTATTCCCGCAGCGAGTTCGAGGACATCGTTCTGCTCGCGAACGGCGCAGGCGCACAGGTCAGGCTCGGCGACATCGCGACCGTCACCGACGGGTTTCGGGACAGCGGCCTCGTCACGCAGTTCGCCGGCCAGCCCGCCGCTGCGGTGCAGGTGTTCCGCGTGGGCGATGAACAGGCGCTCGACATCGCGGCGGAGGTCGAAAGCTACATCGCCGATCAGGAGGCGAACCTGCCCCCCGGCGTCTCCGTAGCGATCTGGCAGAACGAGGCGAACGAGCTGCGCAGCCGTCTGTCCCTGCTGGTCGAAAGTGCGATCCTCGGCGCGATTCTCGTCATCGTCACGCTTGCGCTGTTCCTTGACCTGCGCGTCGCGTTCTGGGTCTCGTTCGGGATCGTCGTGTCGTTTGTCGGGACCTTCGCGGTGATGGGGCTTGCGGACCTCTCGATCAACCAGCTCTCGCTGTTCGGCTTCATCCTTGCGCTCGGCATATTGGTCGATGACGCGGTCGTGGTGGGCGAGAACATCTATGCCGAACGCGAGAAGGGCAAGAGCGGAATCGAGGCTGCCGTGTCGGGCGCGCAGCGGGTGGTTCGCCCGGTCGTGTTCGCGATCCTGACGACGATGACGGCGTTCTCGCTGCTCGTCTTCCTTCCCGGCACGACGGGCAAGTTCCTCTACGCCATCCCCGTCATCGTCATCATCGCGCTGGGCCTGTCGCTGGTCGAATCGCTCTTCATCCTGCCGCACCACCTGTCGGGCATGAAGGACGGTGAGGAAAAGGGTCGCATCCTGCGCGCCCATGGCAAGCTCAGGGCGTGGTTCGACGAGCGGTTGGCGCGCTTTCGCGAAGGCCCGCTCGATCGGGCGGTGCGTTTCGCCGTCGCGCATTACATGGTCGTAATGGCAGGGGTCGTCGGCCTGTTTGCGGTCGTCGCGGTCCTCTTTTCGGCGGGATACATCAAGTTCATCTTCTTCCCCCAGATCGAGGGTCAGTTCGTCACCGCCGAGCTGGAAATGCCGCAGGGTACGCCCGCGCCGGTTACGCTGGCGGTGGCCGATTACGTCCGCGAAGCCGGAACGCGCGTGGCGGTGGGAATCGAGCAGGAGCGCGAAAGCAAGGACGGCGAGGCCCCGCCGCCCGTGCTCGAAGGCACCTATACGACGATCGGGCGCGCGCCGCAGGCCGGCCAGGGGCCGGGCAATGCCTCGACCCCCTTCATCCAGCCGAGCCTCGCGACGATCCGATTCAAGTTGTCCGACCCCGACATGCGCGAGATCACATCGCGCCAGTTCCAGGAACGGCTGCGCGAGGAAGTGGGCGAGGTCGCAGGCGCACGCAGCCTGTCCTATTCGGCCAGCCTCGTCTCTGTCGGCGCTCCTGTCGTCGCCGAACTGTCCGCCGATACCGAGGCCGAATTGCAGCGCGCGGTGGAGCGGGTGCGCGCGGCGCTTTCAAGCGAGGCGGGTGTCGTCGAGATCCGCGACGATCTCACCCGCGGTCAGCGCGAGCTCGAACTGGAACTGCTTCCGCAGGCGCGCAATTTCGGCCTCGCCCGGCAGGACCTCGCGCAGCAGGCGCGCGCGGCGACTTTCGGGACCGAGGCCGTACGCATCCAGCGCGGGCGCGAGGAAGTGCGGGTCTATGTCCGCCTGCCGCAGGATGAACGCGATTCGCTCGAGGACCTTGCGGATTACCGCATCCGCCCGCCCGGAAGCCCGGCAAGCATCCCCTTCGGCGAGGTGGCGCGGATCAACTACGGCTCCGCACCCTCGACCATCGACCGGCGTGACGGGAGGCGGATCATCACCGTCACTGCCGACGTGCTGCCGGGCGTGACGACCGGTTCCGAGGTGACGGCGACCCTCCAGCGCGAAGTGCTGCCCGAACTGCGGCAGGAGATACCCAGCCTCGACTGGAATTTCGGCGGAGAGCAGCGCGAACAGGGCGAAGTCGTCCCGGCCCTGCTGCGAAATCTCGTCCTCGCGCTGTTCGCGATCTACGCCCTGCTCGCAGTGCCGCTGCGCTCATATACCCAGCCTCTCGTGATCCTTTCCGCCGTGCCGCTCGGGCTGGTTGGCGCGGTGCTCGGCCACCTGCTGCTCGGGCTCGATCTCACGATACTGAGCCTGTTCGGGATCGTCGGGCTCGCGGGCGTCGTCATCAACGACGCGCTGCTGCTGGTCGATTTCATGAACGAGCGGCGGATCGCAGGCGAGGAGATGGCGAGCGCGATCGTCGAGGCGGCGAAAAGCCGATGGCGCCCGATCCTGCTGACCTCGATGACGACCTTTTTCGGCATCCTGCCCCTCATCGCTGCGCAGAGCGTGCAGGCGCGGTTTCTCGTGCCGCTGGCGGCAAGCGTTGCCTTTGGCGTGCTGTTTGCGACCTTCGTCCAGATGCTCGTCGTTACCGCGCTGGCGAAGGCCCATTCCGATGCGTTGGTTG
- a CDS encoding efflux RND transporter periplasmic adaptor subunit, with product MAEDETDAQDDAPDKRKWRLIALGVLLAGVAIAAALWLLRPQQQGEQPPDRPPLVSVTAVEQRSEPIRLTGQGTVRPASQVGLALEVGGRVAWVNPSFREGERVRGGETLVRIESADYASRAEQARAEVEQARVELAQAKEARATRQEEFERLQERLASDGSLTPDPIEGDFVRPGEAGQEETTGLAENPSALALGQPQVDAAEAALAGARARFESARRNVARTRIAAPFDAVVRSKSVERGQFVQPGEVLGQLYDAGTLEVAVPLTQRKAALIPRVFAPVTSGAASGVPAEVRVDFGGATWAWDAIVEGAEGAIDPNTRTLDVVVRVASPLRGGRPVSGAEAAGEAPPLLPGFFADVEFLARTPPAYFTIPRDALRAENRVWAVREGRIAFVPVTVVAREGPNLYVTGPKLRDGERIVTGDLPSVTEGMEVRTGEGRTTPAIDARESGGKEPAIGGGA from the coding sequence ATGGCTGAGGATGAGACCGACGCACAGGACGATGCTCCCGACAAGCGCAAGTGGCGCCTAATCGCACTCGGTGTGCTGCTTGCAGGGGTCGCGATCGCTGCCGCGCTCTGGTTGCTGCGTCCGCAGCAGCAGGGCGAGCAGCCGCCCGATCGTCCGCCGCTTGTCAGCGTCACGGCCGTCGAACAGCGCAGCGAGCCGATTCGCCTGACCGGGCAGGGCACGGTCCGCCCCGCGAGCCAGGTCGGGCTGGCGCTGGAAGTGGGCGGGCGGGTCGCCTGGGTGAACCCCTCCTTCCGCGAAGGCGAGCGGGTGCGCGGGGGCGAAACGCTCGTGCGGATCGAAAGCGCCGATTACGCTTCGCGCGCCGAGCAGGCCCGCGCCGAGGTCGAACAGGCGCGGGTCGAACTTGCCCAGGCGAAGGAAGCGCGCGCGACCCGGCAGGAGGAATTCGAGCGCCTTCAAGAGCGGTTGGCAAGCGACGGATCGCTCACGCCCGATCCCATCGAGGGCGATTTCGTGCGTCCCGGTGAAGCGGGTCAGGAGGAGACGACAGGTCTTGCCGAGAATCCTTCCGCGCTCGCGCTCGGACAACCGCAGGTCGATGCGGCCGAGGCGGCGCTCGCGGGCGCTCGCGCGCGGTTCGAAAGCGCCCGCCGCAATGTCGCCCGCACGCGGATTGCGGCGCCTTTCGACGCGGTGGTGCGATCGAAATCGGTCGAGCGCGGGCAGTTCGTCCAGCCCGGTGAAGTGCTCGGTCAGCTTTACGATGCGGGCACGCTCGAAGTCGCTGTGCCTCTCACCCAGCGCAAGGCCGCGTTGATCCCGCGGGTCTTCGCGCCGGTGACGAGCGGCGCGGCCTCCGGCGTGCCAGCCGAAGTGAGGGTCGATTTCGGCGGCGCGACCTGGGCGTGGGATGCGATCGTGGAAGGGGCCGAGGGCGCGATCGATCCCAATACCCGGACGCTTGACGTGGTCGTGCGCGTTGCCAGCCCCCTGCGTGGCGGGCGCCCCGTTTCGGGCGCCGAAGCCGCAGGCGAGGCGCCTCCGCTTCTCCCCGGCTTTTTCGCCGATGTCGAATTTCTGGCCCGCACACCGCCTGCCTATTTCACGATCCCACGCGACGCGCTGCGCGCTGAAAACCGCGTCTGGGCGGTGCGCGAAGGGCGGATCGCCTTTGTTCCCGTCACGGTCGTGGCGCGCGAGGGACCGAATCTTTACGTGACAGGGCCGAAGCTTCGCGACGGGGAACGGATCGTCACCGGTGACCTTCCGAGCGTGACCGAAGGCATGGAAGTGCGCACCGGTGAAGGTCGCACCACGCCTGCAATCGATGCGCGGGAAAGTGGGGGTAAGGAACCGGCCATCGGTGGCGGCGCATGA
- a CDS encoding efflux transporter outer membrane subunit, producing MMRGTLAVGAAATMLAGCAIDPPEPSIPAAPSALPDSYAGAGEGARRYEPVQWWQSYEDPILDGLVERALAANLDIREAVARIEEVEARYERERAGLFPQVNAGAEANYANQPATGLGAALGEAAQGGQTDGSGAGGEVPPPGTGPRRFSFSTYTSQLQASWEVDLWGRISNRARAADANLNASLAELQAVRIRIASEVMRNYFDLVETEQLRDLGELRADILGERVTLAERSFLRGIGSSFELISLRESRREAEAGVPLLEASLTRSKARLGVLLGTYPGEIGDALAEAGLLEVTVPMEAVPAGLPARLLERRPDIVAARARLDAARFGVAAARAARLPQLTLNASGGLEGNDPAGAFDPQNWFVNLLGALTAPIFDAGRIGAQIDISEAQMRQRAVAYGRTVLDAFAEVESALARHSAAADRVRLIEADLASAREAADLQLRRFERGTGGYSDWLDARLNVLNSRRLMVEAERAVAEARLGVHRALGGAWKREWLARSDADG from the coding sequence ATGATGCGAGGCACCCTTGCAGTGGGCGCGGCAGCGACGATGCTTGCCGGTTGCGCCATCGACCCACCCGAACCCTCGATCCCCGCCGCGCCGTCGGCGCTGCCCGACAGCTATGCCGGAGCCGGCGAGGGTGCGCGTCGCTACGAGCCGGTGCAATGGTGGCAGAGCTATGAGGACCCGATACTCGATGGGCTGGTCGAACGCGCGCTGGCGGCCAATCTCGACATAAGGGAGGCAGTCGCGCGGATCGAGGAGGTAGAGGCGCGATACGAACGCGAACGCGCCGGGCTGTTCCCCCAGGTCAATGCCGGTGCCGAGGCGAATTACGCGAACCAGCCCGCGACCGGGCTCGGCGCGGCCCTGGGCGAAGCGGCGCAGGGAGGGCAAACCGATGGGTCCGGCGCCGGCGGTGAAGTTCCCCCACCCGGTACCGGTCCCCGGCGCTTTTCCTTTTCCACCTATACCTCGCAGCTTCAGGCCTCGTGGGAAGTCGATCTATGGGGGCGCATCAGCAATCGCGCCCGCGCCGCCGATGCCAATCTCAATGCCAGCCTTGCCGAATTGCAGGCGGTGCGCATCCGCATCGCGAGCGAGGTGATGCGCAATTATTTCGACCTTGTCGAAACCGAGCAATTGCGGGATCTCGGCGAACTCAGGGCCGACATCCTGGGCGAACGCGTGACCCTTGCCGAACGCTCGTTCCTGCGCGGGATAGGCTCCTCGTTCGAACTCATTTCCCTGCGCGAAAGCCGCCGCGAGGCGGAAGCGGGTGTGCCACTTCTCGAGGCGAGCCTGACGCGTTCGAAGGCGCGGCTCGGCGTGCTGCTCGGTACCTATCCCGGCGAGATCGGGGATGCTCTCGCCGAAGCGGGCCTGCTCGAGGTGACCGTGCCGATGGAGGCTGTCCCGGCGGGCCTGCCTGCGCGCCTGCTCGAACGTCGGCCCGATATCGTCGCGGCGCGTGCGCGGCTCGATGCGGCGCGCTTCGGCGTCGCGGCCGCACGGGCGGCACGGCTTCCGCAGCTCACCCTCAATGCAAGCGGCGGCCTTGAAGGGAACGATCCGGCGGGCGCATTCGACCCGCAGAACTGGTTCGTGAACCTGCTGGGCGCGCTTACCGCGCCGATTTTCGATGCAGGGCGGATCGGGGCGCAGATCGACATCAGCGAGGCGCAGATGCGCCAGCGCGCTGTGGCCTACGGGCGGACCGTGCTCGATGCTTTCGCCGAGGTCGAGAGCGCGCTCGCCCGCCATTCCGCGGCAGCGGACCGGGTGCGCCTGATCGAAGCCGATCTCGCCAGCGCGCGCGAAGCCGCCGATCTCCAGCTGCGCCGATTCGAGCGCGGGACCGGCGGGTATTCGGACTGGCTCGATGCGCGCCTCAACGTTCTGAATTCGCGCCGGCTGATGGTCGAGGCCGAACGCGCGGTCGCCGAGGCACGGCTCGGCGTGCACCGCGCATTGGGCGGAGCCTGGAAGCGCGAATGGCTGGCCCGGAGCGATGCCGATGGCTGA
- a CDS encoding translocation/assembly module TamB domain-containing protein yields the protein MAGETDIPEETGGVEERRSWPKRLLRWLAIVLAVLGTLVALALIGINTPPGKDFVKRQVEALEFENGLEIGIGRLEGSLYGNLVIRDLELSDPQGVFASAERVTLDWRPFAFIGNRLDIRSLSSPQVRLERLPEFAETPPDDAPLLPSFDIDIGRLVIERIIVGEAVTGTRRVLTLKGEAHVEQGRAQVSADLATLPVEDTPGSAQSGDRLALLLDAVPEDNRLDIDLDLSAPEDGVIAALAGLSQPLEAQLTGEGDWSKWDGRLVADLAGEELARLGLTARDGTFGIEGTARAALLFEGSASSLLSPALAIDLTAELDGSAADIAGTLSSDAFRLEAEGGVDIGASTFERLAVDFRLLQPSALTDAFAGRGIAADLVLDGAFATPAIDYRVTAERLSIAGVTFVDLVSAGVSRRENGLLTIPVDAKAARVTGIDTAAGGPLTNLRLTGSFSLEGDRLLADNLRLTSRRIDARGTVLANLAEGRYSGSVDGRLDDYRIESVGIFDIDTDLELEATGEGDYAVRGRVRTRSQRILNEGVRDFLGGQAVAASDIVYDSSGQLRLSNLQVRAPAIEVSGGSGFYALDGRIALDAAGTSEAYGPFALAVDGTIADPDAVLTAERPGLGVGLANLRAEIEGAPGGYRLVATGETDYGPVEGDFVLGTGETLTLDIARADFAGIQLSGALEQSAAGPFVGRLDADGRGLTGIVRLGAEGEYQEALVNLRARDSNLGGPLDISIGAATLDAQIVLYDSPRVIAEADVARANVGAVNINAAKAVIDYRQGTGSARVLAEGTSGAPFRIAANAELKPDLWRAAISGRVRGIRFRTASPARIVPGEEGYELLPTRIDVGSGSLRLAGRYDEGLRIQSRLDELDVALVNAFVPGLGLSGSASGSLDFAQSSADAFPRADARLAIDDFSRSTAAAVSEPIDINFVGKLLADGGEARAVARRRGAVIGRMIASLRPLGPGAGPWTERLLEAPLSGGLRYNGPAATLFSFAGQPNQTLEGTIGIAADFGGQVDQPQLAGLVRAKSLQYRNQLYGTQLSDMALNARFDGSRLEIERLTADAGSGRISASGFISLAAESGYPMDLTARLDNAQLARSNSVSARATGELRLTKQAGETALLAGEIRLPETRYRIVRQGAAEVPELEGVRFKEEAGPRRITGNEAATTGQGVFGKVRLDVALRAPDELYVSGMGLESEWSADLRLAGTSADPRLSGTINLIRGTLGFAGRSFDLTEGRLGFVGGREINPTVNLSASETIDDISVSVNVTGRAFEPQIAFGSTPSLPQDEVLSRILFGSSIANLSAIQAVQLAASLNSLRSTGGGFNPLGELRSATGIDRLRVLGSDEALGRGTAIAAGQYLTDDIYVEFITDARGFTATQIEISLTRTLSVLSQAGGSGATNVNIQYSKDY from the coding sequence ATGGCGGGCGAGACGGACATTCCCGAGGAAACCGGCGGCGTGGAAGAGCGCCGTAGCTGGCCAAAACGCCTGCTGCGCTGGCTCGCCATCGTGCTGGCGGTGCTGGGAACCCTCGTCGCGCTTGCCCTGATCGGGATCAACACGCCGCCGGGCAAGGATTTCGTGAAACGCCAGGTCGAGGCGCTCGAATTCGAAAACGGTCTCGAAATCGGCATCGGGAGATTGGAAGGCTCGCTCTACGGCAATCTCGTGATCCGCGATCTCGAATTGAGCGACCCGCAGGGCGTCTTCGCAAGCGCGGAGCGGGTCACGCTCGACTGGCGCCCCTTCGCGTTCATCGGCAACCGGCTCGACATCCGTTCGCTTTCCAGTCCGCAAGTGCGTCTCGAACGGCTACCCGAATTCGCCGAGACCCCGCCCGATGATGCGCCCCTCCTTCCCTCCTTCGACATCGATATCGGGCGATTGGTGATCGAGCGGATCATCGTCGGCGAAGCGGTCACGGGCACGCGCCGGGTTCTGACGCTGAAAGGAGAGGCGCATGTCGAGCAAGGACGCGCGCAGGTTTCCGCCGATCTCGCGACGCTTCCGGTCGAGGATACCCCCGGGTCCGCGCAGTCGGGCGACCGGCTCGCACTGCTGCTCGATGCCGTGCCCGAGGACAACCGGCTCGACATTGATCTCGACCTGTCCGCGCCGGAGGACGGGGTTATCGCCGCGCTCGCCGGGCTCTCGCAGCCGCTCGAGGCGCAGCTGACGGGCGAGGGCGACTGGTCGAAATGGGACGGGCGGCTGGTCGCTGACCTCGCGGGCGAGGAGCTTGCCCGGCTTGGCCTGACAGCGCGCGACGGCACCTTCGGGATCGAAGGCACGGCGCGCGCCGCGCTGCTGTTCGAGGGGAGCGCGTCGAGCCTCCTCTCCCCTGCGCTCGCTATCGATCTCACTGCCGAGCTCGACGGCTCGGCGGCGGACATCGCGGGGACGCTCTCCAGCGATGCGTTCCGGCTCGAGGCCGAAGGCGGTGTCGATATCGGCGCGAGCACGTTCGAACGATTGGCGGTCGATTTCAGGCTCCTGCAGCCATCGGCGCTGACCGATGCCTTTGCAGGGCGCGGGATCGCGGCGGACCTCGTCCTCGACGGCGCCTTCGCGACCCCGGCGATCGATTATCGCGTGACCGCCGAGCGGCTGAGCATTGCCGGCGTCACCTTCGTCGATCTTGTCTCGGCGGGCGTTTCGCGGCGCGAGAACGGGCTGCTGACCATCCCCGTCGATGCCAAAGCCGCGCGCGTCACCGGGATCGATACGGCGGCCGGCGGGCCGCTCACCAATCTGCGTCTCACCGGTTCCTTCTCGCTCGAGGGCGACAGACTCCTCGCCGACAATTTGCGGCTCACCTCGCGCCGGATCGATGCCCGCGGGACGGTGCTCGCTAACCTTGCCGAAGGGCGCTATTCGGGCTCGGTCGACGGACGTCTCGACGATTACCGGATCGAGAGCGTCGGCATCTTCGATATCGATACCGATCTCGAACTCGAGGCGACGGGCGAGGGCGATTACGCGGTCCGCGGCCGGGTCCGCACCAGATCGCAGCGCATCCTGAATGAAGGCGTGCGCGATTTCCTCGGCGGTCAGGCGGTCGCGGCAAGCGACATCGTCTACGATTCGAGCGGGCAGCTGAGGCTCTCAAATCTTCAGGTTCGTGCGCCCGCGATCGAGGTGTCGGGGGGCAGCGGCTTCTACGCGCTCGATGGCCGGATCGCGCTCGATGCGGCCGGGACGAGCGAGGCCTATGGTCCTTTCGCTCTTGCGGTCGACGGGACGATCGCCGATCCGGACGCGGTGCTCACCGCCGAGCGGCCCGGGCTTGGCGTCGGCCTTGCGAACCTGCGCGCCGAGATCGAGGGCGCGCCGGGCGGCTATCGCCTCGTCGCGACGGGAGAGACCGATTACGGGCCCGTGGAGGGGGATTTCGTGCTCGGCACGGGCGAGACGCTGACCCTTGACATAGCGCGCGCTGATTTCGCCGGGATCCAGCTCTCGGGCGCACTCGAACAGAGCGCGGCGGGGCCTTTCGTCGGGCGGCTCGATGCGGATGGGCGCGGGCTCACCGGTATCGTTCGGCTCGGCGCCGAAGGCGAATATCAGGAGGCACTCGTCAACCTGCGTGCGAGGGACAGCAATCTCGGCGGGCCGCTCGACATATCTATCGGTGCGGCGACCCTCGATGCGCAGATCGTCCTTTATGACAGCCCGCGCGTGATCGCCGAAGCCGACGTTGCGCGCGCGAATGTCGGCGCGGTCAACATCAATGCGGCGAAGGCGGTGATCGATTATCGACAAGGCACGGGGAGCGCGCGCGTTCTTGCCGAGGGGACGAGCGGCGCGCCCTTCCGCATTGCCGCCAATGCCGAACTCAAGCCCGACCTGTGGCGCGCCGCGATCAGTGGACGGGTGCGCGGCATCCGTTTCCGCACCGCCAGCCCGGCGCGGATCGTGCCTGGCGAGGAAGGCTACGAATTGCTCCCGACCCGGATCGACGTGGGCTCGGGCAGCCTGCGCCTCGCCGGGCGCTATGACGAGGGGCTGCGCATACAGAGCCGGCTCGACGAGCTCGATGTCGCTCTCGTCAATGCCTTCGTCCCCGGTCTCGGCCTTTCCGGCTCGGCGAGCGGCAGTCTCGATTTCGCGCAAAGCTCCGCCGATGCCTTTCCCCGTGCCGATGCGCGGCTCGCGATCGACGATTTCAGCCGTTCGACCGCCGCCGCGGTGAGCGAGCCGATCGACATCAATTTCGTCGGAAAACTGCTTGCCGACGGAGGCGAGGCGCGCGCCGTTGCGCGGCGCCGGGGCGCAGTGATCGGACGGATGATCGCCTCGCTGCGGCCATTGGGGCCGGGAGCGGGACCGTGGACCGAGCGCCTCCTCGAAGCGCCTCTGAGCGGAGGGCTGCGCTATAACGGCCCGGCAGCCACGCTGTTCTCCTTCGCTGGCCAGCCCAATCAAACTCTCGAGGGTACGATCGGGATCGCGGCCGATTTCGGCGGACAGGTCGACCAGCCGCAACTGGCGGGACTCGTTCGCGCGAAATCGCTTCAATATCGCAACCAACTCTACGGCACGCAGCTTTCCGACATGGCGCTCAATGCCCGCTTCGACGGGTCGCGGCTCGAGATCGAGCGGCTCACCGCCGATGCGGGAAGCGGGCGTATCTCGGCGAGCGGTTTCATCAGCCTTGCGGCCGAAAGCGGCTATCCGATGGATCTTACCGCGCGGCTCGACAATGCGCAGCTCGCGCGCAGCAATTCCGTATCGGCGCGTGCCACGGGGGAATTGCGGCTGACCAAGCAGGCGGGCGAGACCGCGCTTCTCGCAGGCGAGATCCGGCTTCCCGAAACCCGCTACAGGATCGTGCGACAGGGCGCCGCCGAAGTGCCCGAGCTCGAAGGCGTCCGCTTCAAGGAGGAGGCGGGACCGAGGCGGATCACCGGAAACGAGGCAGCCACGACCGGGCAGGGCGTGTTCGGCAAGGTGCGGCTAGACGTCGCGTTGCGGGCACCCGACGAGCTTTACGTCTCGGGCATGGGCCTCGAAAGCGAATGGAGCGCCGACCTCAGGCTTGCCGGGACCAGCGCCGATCCGCGCCTGTCCGGCACGATCAATCTCATCCGCGGGACGCTCGGTTTCGCGGGACGTTCGTTCGACCTGACCGAGGGTCGGCTCGGCTTCGTCGGCGGGCGCGAGATCAATCCCACGGTCAACCTCTCCGCTAGCGAGACGATCGACGACATCAGCGTCAGCGTGAACGTCACGGGCCGCGCCTTCGAGCCGCAGATCGCGTTCGGCAGCACCCCGTCGCTGCCGCAGGACGAGGTGCTTTCGCGGATCCTGTTCGGGTCCTCCATCGCGAACCTTTCGGCGATCCAGGCGGTGCAGCTTGCCGCCTCGCTCAATTCGCTCCGGTCGACTGGCGGCGGGTTCAACCCGCTGGGCGAGCTGCGTTCGGCAACTGGCATCGACCGGCTGCGCGTGCTCGGTTCGGACGAGGCGTTGGGGCGCGGCACCGCGATCGCGGCGGGGCAGTATCTGACTGATGACATCTATGTCGAATTCATCACCGACGCGCGCGGCTTCACCGCCACCCAGATCGAGATCAGTCTCACCCGGACGCTATCGGTCCTGAGCCAGGCGGGCGGTTCGGGGGCGACCAATGTCAACATCCAGTACAGCAAGGATTACTGA